The genomic window TGCTGGCCTGCTATCAGCTCGGCGGCGGCAACCTCGCGATGGCTCCATTCCTGATCATGATGGCAATGCTGTGCGTATGGTCGCAGCCGCCAGGCGCCGGCCTCAGGTCGATCCGTTCCAAAGCTGCCGTCTGACCGAAGTGTCCCACAGCCCTGCCCTGATCATCGAATGATCCGGAATCGGCCGAGCAACGCGCGCAACCATTTCGGCCGCTGGGCGGGCACGTAGCGCAAACTCACCAGGGCACGACGGAAGTACTGCGGACTGATCAGGATGCAGAAGATCCAAGCCAGCAGTGATATGCGCTGCGATCTAGAGAAACCTTGCGGCGACGCAGCCGCTCCAAGCGCATCGACAGCGATGCTCAATGAACTATCCGCCGCGATTGGATGAAGGTCCGGCCGCAGCTTGAACGACGCTATCCGCAAACAAAGAAATATCAAATTGCTCTTGAGCGCATCGGGCGCAACCGGCAGCTTCTCCGTGCGCGCGATCTCGGAAAAGAACTTGTACCGCCTCCGCGTGAGGTCGATCTCTCTCGCAAAGCGGGTATCGTCGAGTTGAAGGAAAGCCCCGTGATTGAGGCCGTGCACGCGATAGTCCGCCAACGGTTTGGTGATCGTCACGATCTCGCCACATGCAGGAGCGGCCGCCAAAAGATAACTGTCCGGAGCTCGATCAATGAAGTCGGACTCAAAGCCGAAGACACGCTCGACAAACCATTTCGGGTAGGCATTTCCTGACCCGGGCGGCGTCGGATAAGCGCCGGTGGTTGCCATCCACTTGCGGACGTCCTCCGAGGACGGACAGGAGAAGTACTGCGGCAGGACATTTCCGGTCGGCTTCCCGTCGGCATCGATCACGCGCATCTGAAACTGATATTTGCTCGCGGCTTTGGACCAGACGGACACGATCTCCGTCATGACATCAGGATGCAGGGCATCGTCCGAGTCGAGAAATATGATGATATCGCCGGACGACCTGCGAAAGCCGTTCACACAGGACATCATCTGCCCGGCGTTCGCCTGGCTGATGATTGTGACTTCGTCTGCAAATTCGTTGATGACGTCGAGTGAATGGTCCGTCGACCCGTCATCGACGACGATCACTTCGACGTTTGGCCATCGTATGTCCAGCGCGCTGCGGATCGCGGATCCCACGTAAGCTGCGTAATTGTGGTTCGGAATGACGACCGAGAGGCGCGGCAGGGTCGCCAGTTCGACTTCTGGCAACACTGCGTGCCCTGGTATCTCCTTCAACATTCGCCGCTCAGAATACTCGCGTTGTAAGTACGTCGCATGACCGCCGACAGAACATCACAGTCGACGGACGTCAGACACTTAGTCCAGGTGCAGCCTCTAGCACGTGTTTTCAAGCGCAAGGAAGAGGCAAGATTCCTCCTGCAATCCCGGGAACCATTTTGCCTGTCATTCTGTTGCCGCAACTGCAACTCTATCCTGCCGCCGACAACCGCGGCTTCTTTCGAGAGCTGGCCCCAACCATCATGGATGTGCAGAGCAGTGAAGATGCATGATAACCGATCTAGGCGCTCAGACGGTTATGTGGCGATATGTGTAGCAATCGCTTCATCGCTCCTCGCAACGACGGCCGATGCTCAAATTTCCGGCTTCGGTCGCACATCTCCTCCGATGTATGGCGGCTCCGGCATTTCCACTCGGCCTTCGAGTTCGATTCGACCGATGGAAGGTACTTTCGCTCCAAATCACACGACAGCGGACGGAAAGCTTTGCATATCGGTCAATCCGTTGACGCACCCCCAAGCCAACAATCCCAAGATCATCGAGCAGATCGTGCTGGTTCAAAACATTTGCGGTCAATCGATCAGGGTTCGGGTTTGCTACGCGGGAAGTTCCGACTGCATTGTCGTTCCGCTCGCAGGCTACCAGAAGCTGCAGAGACTATTGGGGATTGCGGCCGGATCAACGAACTTTCAATTTGAGTATCGCGAGCTCTATTGAGTCGTCGATTCAGACGAAAACCCCTGGTTGCACGCTCAAGAAATGTGCGCGTTGCCGCTTGAACCGACGCCACCGCATTCGGGATCGCCAAGATGGAACTGACGCTTCCGCGTTCACACGCGCTGCCTGTAACGATCTTGTTATCGCCGCATCAAAAGCGCACGACTAACCAATTGCTGCCCCGATTTGCTCGCTTCATTGATATCCAGCAGCGAAAGCGCTCGCGGTCGCGAGCGGGCGTACTGCGTGTCAAGCGATCCTGGTCTGTGCAGGTACAACTCTTGCAACGGCGGGGCGTGCAGTTCTTCAATGCGCGTGCTCGATCGTCAGCAAGCCTTGACCGAACTTCGTCGCAGTTGATTCAGCACATTCACTCACGTTGACCCTCGCGCACATGTCCCATCCCACCCAGGCTATTGTATTTGGAGGCGCAGGCTTCATCGGTACACATCTGATGACGCGAATGCTCGCTTCCGGCCGCTACGACCGAATCGTCTCAGTGGATATCGCGAAGCCCAGGGCGCACGTCGAAGGCGTCGAATATGTCCATCATGATGTCCGTGAGCCAATCGACCCGAAGCTCGGTGGCGGGGTGCCTGCCGATATCTTCAACCTCGCCGCGATCCATGTCACCCCGGGTCATCCGGATGGCGACTATTATTATACAAACGTGCTGGGTGCGGTGCACGTCTGCCGATTTGCGAGAGACACTGGCAGCCGGAATGTCATCTTTACCAGCTCGATATCGGTCTACGGTCCGACGGAAACCCCACTTACCGAAGATGCGACGCCAGTCCCCGTCAGTGCTTATGGGCGTTCCAAACTCTCGGCCGAAGCAATCCATCGCCTATGGCAGTCGGAGGACCCGGACAGGCGGCTGACCATCGTGCGCCCCGCAGTTATCTATGGGCGCTACGAGCGAGGCAATTTCACGCGATTGTCGAGGCTTCTCGAAAGGCGGGCCTTCATCTATCCCGGCCGAACCGACACCATCAAGTCGTGCGGCTACGTGAAGGACCTGGTCTCGTCGATGCTCTTCATGGCATCTCGCAACGACAGTTTGTCGATCTACAATTTCTGCTATGAGCACCGTTACACCATCAGCGAGATTTGCTCCGCCTTCTCTGAAGCTGCCGAATACCCAAAGCCGACGATAACGATTCCGGTATGGCTCATGAATCTCGCCGTGCTTCCATTCGAGGTGCTGCAAGCTGTCGGCATCAAGACCGGCATCAATCGTGACCGGATCAAGAAGTTGTGGTTTTCTACGAACATTCTGCCGAAGCACCTGATCGCAAGCGGGTTCAAATTCGACTACGATCTGGCAAGCTCGCTTGTGGATTGGAATCGGGAATCCTCCATCAAAGATTTTGATTGAGGTCTCGTTGGCTTGATCATTCAAGTGCCCGGAGATCGGAGATTCACCGGTGGAACTTCAAAGCCGACCCTCGCCACCATAGCGGACGAAACCAGACTCGTTCGCATTCCGGCGTCTCATTCGGTCGTAACCCTGAGACCGGATTCGCCTTGCCGGCGGCAGCTGCTCGATCCCCATCCTTGTCCGTCACACTCAGGCCGATATTGCATCGCAGAATTCGTGGCCGGTCGGGCGCTGTTCCACCGGGTCGGCACGCGGGATTCGGGCAACCTGCCCAATACATGGGCGAACAATGATCTTCTCAGGCGGCGTAAATTGCCTCGATCTTGAAAGTCGCTTTTTTGGCGGAGTTGACGGAGATGGCATTATGACGATTTTGCGGCGAGCGGCACCGACAATGGCCCGGCAGCGTTGCCGACACTTCTCTGACCAACAACGTGCCGAACGATCCGGCTAGGTGTTCTCGCCGAGGCCTCGATGCCATTGCTCAACTCTCGAGCGCCGCGATCTCGATCACCGCATCCGGCGTGTCGAATTCGACCAACGTGCAACTTCTACGCGGCACTTTGCAATTCACGAATTCAGCGCGGCGGCAAGGCCAGCCTGATGCCGCATTCACAGAGATTTAGGTAGGCGGGCCGGATGCTTCAAAAGATCACATCTCGCGAGATTGAAACCACCGCGCCGGAGGCTCCATCGCTGGAGCAGACCATCTCCTCTGCGCTTGCGCTGGTGAGCCGCCAGTATCCAGTAATGATTTTCACGCTGCTCCTGTGCATCTGCCTTGCCGGCGTTTACGTGTTCACGGCACCGAAGCGATATACCGGAACGGCCATCCTGATGATCGACAGCCGCAAGATGCAGGGCCTGCAGACGCAAGCGCCCGCGACCGGCGCAGACAACCCGATCGACTCGGCGATGGTCGACAGTCAGGTCGAACTTCTCAAGTCCGAAGCGATCGCCTCCAAAGTCATCAAGGACCTGAAACTTGCGGAGTCGGCAGACTTCATGAGCGACGGTGGCGGATTGCTCAGCAGCATCAGTAACGCGATTACCAGAATATTCTCCGAGTCGACCCCGCCCACGGAAGAGCAAATACTGCGCGCAGCACTCGCTCGCTTTGCGAGCGGCCTCAGCATCAAGCGCGTCGGCGTGAGCTATGTTATCGAGATCTCCTTTCAGGCATTATCGCAGGACCTGGCAGCGAGGATCGCCAACGCGGTCGCCGACGGCTATATCGTGGACTCGTTGGAATCGAAATATCAGGCCTCGAGACGGGCGGCGGTCTGGCTGCAGGACCGATTGAAGGAATTGCGGTCGCAGGCGTCTTCCGCCGAACGCACCGTTGCGGATTTCAAGGCCAAGAACAACATCGTCGACGCCGGCGGGCGACTGCTCACCGAGCAGCAACTCGCTGAAATCAATACTTCGTTGACGACTGCGCGTAGCCAACGTGCGGAGGCACAAGCTAAGCTCGAACGCATCACCGCGATATTGAATGCGGACACCGAAGATTCCAAGGTCATTCTGAATGAACTGGCGACTGTGAGCGAGACGATGGCCAACCCGGTCATCACCAAGTTGCGCCAGACCTATCTCGAGTACGCGGCCAAGCAGGCCGATTGGTCGAACCGGTATGGATCGACACATCTGGCGGTTGTCAATTTACGCAACCAGATGCGAGAAATCCGACGCTCGATCATTGACGAACTGCGACGCACGGCCGAGGTCTACAAGAGTGACCTTGAAATTGCCAAGGCGCGCGAGGAGTCCAGCCAGAAGAGCTTGAACGATACGATCGCGGTCTCGAATAATACCAGCCAGGCCCAGATCATCCTGAGAGATCTGGAAAGCAACGCTCAGAGCGCTCGCGCATTGTCGGACAACTTTCTGCAACTGTACATGGTCTCGGTTCAGCAGCAATCGTTTCCCGTTACTGAAGCGAGGGTGATCAGTCAGGCCGCGTCGACTCTTCCCAACAAGACGTCGCCAAGAACGACACTCATTCTGCTTGCGGCGATCGTGGGTGGGTCGATTCTCGCGGCTCTCGTCGCAATTCTACTTGATATGATGGATCGCGTCTTCCGCACCGTTTCGCAGGTCGAGCAGTTCGTGGATACCCGCTGTCTCGCTTCGATTCCGGTCATAGAGCAGGGTGCCGTCAAAGCGATTTCCGCTGAATCCGGCAAGGCCGCCTGGCGATTCGGTAAACGCGACAAGCCCAAACCGCAGCAGGCACCGCCGAGGTACGGAGCATCTGGCACGACGTTGCCACTACATGGGTCCGCGCCCGGGTTCAGCCATCAACAGTCACATCGCGACCGTCTGCTTTCAACCGAGGAGAGCGTCGGGCGGCACGTGATCAATGCCCCGTTTTCACGCTTCGCAGAGGGATTTCGGTCAATCAAGCTAGCCAGCGATTTTGCAAATTTCGGTGCAGGGTCCAACAAGGTCCTGGGGATTACCTCCGCACTTCCGAACGAGGGAAAGTCAACCGTCAGCGAAGCGCTGGCGCAGACCCTGGCGCAAAGCGGCTGCCGTACGCTGCTGATCGATGGCGACATCCGCAACCCAAGCCTCACCGCAAGGCTTACGCCGGCTGCTCAGGACGGCTTGATCCATGTCGTCATCGGCCAAGCCGACTGGAGGAACGTGGTCTGGATAGACCCGCAGACGAATCTACATTTTCTTCCTTGTGCCATCACATCCCGCTTCTCGAATTCGAGCGACCTTCTGGCCTCGCAACAGATGGAAGACCTGTTCCAGCAACTACGGCAGCACTTTGATCGCATCGTTCTCGATCTTAGCCCGCTGGCGCCGGTCGTCGACGTTCGGGCGACCAGGGGGTTGGCTGATTCCTATATCCTTGTCATCGAATGGGCGAAGTCGAAAATCGATATCGTCGAGCGCGTGCTAGGCGAAACGCCGGTTGTGCGCGAGCGGATGCTCGGTGCGGTTCTTAACAAGGTGAACGTGTCGGTGATGAGCCGCTACGATACGTACGGCGCAGCCTACTATCGCAATCGATACTACAAGAGGTATGGTTACGTCGATTGACGTCATATGCTTGATCCGGACCGGTGGGCAGCGCTTGCCCGATTTTTGACAGGGCCCTTGGATACAACATGAATGATTTGGCGCTAGCGCATGTCAGGTCGGCGCTTCTCATGGCGCGCTCAGTTCTGCTCGGTGCCGGTCTGTTGATGACGACGACTCCCGGTCGAGCCGAGCCGGTGCGTCCGGGCATTCTGAACTGCGGGTCTGGCATCAGCGCCGAGCAGCGTCGACGTTGCGACGAGGAGGCATTCAAGCAGATCGAGTCCGGCAGCCAATCGACACAGCTTGAGGGCGGATGGCGCCTAGTGAAGAGCAAGAATCCAGACGGCGGCGACGATGCCATTTCAGTGATGCATGTCGTCGATAGTGCCAAGTCGGATACGCGCCTTGCTGGTCTGAGCCTGCAATGCGGGAAGGGCGGCATCGAAATTGTACTCATTGTACTCGAGCCACTGTCCCGCTCGGCGCGACCGAACGTAGCCCTCATGGCAGGAGAGAAGCGCGCAGAGTTCCAGGCATCTGTGATCCAGGGCGGCGTGGCGCTCCTACTACCCGCCGACGCCTCGAAGCTTGCTGCCAGCGACTGGCAAACCGCAAACGAGCTTGCGGTCGAAATCGGGACTACACCGAGCGCGATCCGCGGCGCGGTGCCGATGGCTGGACTGGCGACGGCTCTCCGTTACTTGTCGCAGTACTGCTATGCTCGATAGCTTAGCTGGTCACGGAAACTGTCATGCCGGGCGAATCCCGTAAATCGACTGCATGTGACGAGTTGACAGGCCGCGTTGTGATGATGCGTCATAGTGGCAACTATCCGGCCATCCATCACCGAGACGACGGTGGCGTCGCGTGCTCGGCTATGCGACGCGTATCAATGTCCCACTCGCGCAATGCTGCGCTCCATTCCCGCTTCCACGTCTCACGGTTCTCCGATTGCTTATCGCTT from Bradyrhizobium zhanjiangense includes these protein-coding regions:
- a CDS encoding glycosyltransferase family 2 protein produces the protein MLKEIPGHAVLPEVELATLPRLSVVIPNHNYAAYVGSAIRSALDIRWPNVEVIVVDDGSTDHSLDVINEFADEVTIISQANAGQMMSCVNGFRRSSGDIIIFLDSDDALHPDVMTEIVSVWSKAASKYQFQMRVIDADGKPTGNVLPQYFSCPSSEDVRKWMATTGAYPTPPGSGNAYPKWFVERVFGFESDFIDRAPDSYLLAAAPACGEIVTITKPLADYRVHGLNHGAFLQLDDTRFAREIDLTRRRYKFFSEIARTEKLPVAPDALKSNLIFLCLRIASFKLRPDLHPIAADSSLSIAVDALGAAASPQGFSRSQRISLLAWIFCILISPQYFRRALVSLRYVPAQRPKWLRALLGRFRIIR
- a CDS encoding NAD-dependent epimerase/dehydratase family protein; its protein translation is MSHPTQAIVFGGAGFIGTHLMTRMLASGRYDRIVSVDIAKPRAHVEGVEYVHHDVREPIDPKLGGGVPADIFNLAAIHVTPGHPDGDYYYTNVLGAVHVCRFARDTGSRNVIFTSSISVYGPTETPLTEDATPVPVSAYGRSKLSAEAIHRLWQSEDPDRRLTIVRPAVIYGRYERGNFTRLSRLLERRAFIYPGRTDTIKSCGYVKDLVSSMLFMASRNDSLSIYNFCYEHRYTISEICSAFSEAAEYPKPTITIPVWLMNLAVLPFEVLQAVGIKTGINRDRIKKLWFSTNILPKHLIASGFKFDYDLASSLVDWNRESSIKDFD
- a CDS encoding polysaccharide biosynthesis tyrosine autokinase, which produces MLQKITSREIETTAPEAPSLEQTISSALALVSRQYPVMIFTLLLCICLAGVYVFTAPKRYTGTAILMIDSRKMQGLQTQAPATGADNPIDSAMVDSQVELLKSEAIASKVIKDLKLAESADFMSDGGGLLSSISNAITRIFSESTPPTEEQILRAALARFASGLSIKRVGVSYVIEISFQALSQDLAARIANAVADGYIVDSLESKYQASRRAAVWLQDRLKELRSQASSAERTVADFKAKNNIVDAGGRLLTEQQLAEINTSLTTARSQRAEAQAKLERITAILNADTEDSKVILNELATVSETMANPVITKLRQTYLEYAAKQADWSNRYGSTHLAVVNLRNQMREIRRSIIDELRRTAEVYKSDLEIAKAREESSQKSLNDTIAVSNNTSQAQIILRDLESNAQSARALSDNFLQLYMVSVQQQSFPVTEARVISQAASTLPNKTSPRTTLILLAAIVGGSILAALVAILLDMMDRVFRTVSQVEQFVDTRCLASIPVIEQGAVKAISAESGKAAWRFGKRDKPKPQQAPPRYGASGTTLPLHGSAPGFSHQQSHRDRLLSTEESVGRHVINAPFSRFAEGFRSIKLASDFANFGAGSNKVLGITSALPNEGKSTVSEALAQTLAQSGCRTLLIDGDIRNPSLTARLTPAAQDGLIHVVIGQADWRNVVWIDPQTNLHFLPCAITSRFSNSSDLLASQQMEDLFQQLRQHFDRIVLDLSPLAPVVDVRATRGLADSYILVIEWAKSKIDIVERVLGETPVVRERMLGAVLNKVNVSVMSRYDTYGAAYYRNRYYKRYGYVD